One window of Chamaesiphon minutus PCC 6605 genomic DNA carries:
- a CDS encoding AAA family ATPase: protein MKNIAIEQNTYWIFPYCPTPTALQINWTEILAKFPSLQPLANCEQNPIYHAEGNVWIHTQMVCEALISLPAWQAMDVTDRSILFAAALFHDIAKPMATQVNEDGHITAKGHVNLGARMVRQILQDLQTPFAIREAIVAIVKYESLPLWFWDKPNPLRSIIKVSQLVRCDWLALMAEADVKGRICADKQNLLDAIELFKEFCQEHNCFDRAYPFASAHSRFVYFHKEDADPNYAAFDDTRLEVILMCGLPGTGKDYWIDRHHPDLPVVSLDKLRIEMGILPTDEQGAIVNAGRDLAKGYLQSETPFIWNATNIVKPIRSGLIRLFAGYGARIRIVYLEVPIDRVLRQNRDRKAQVPNAVIHRFRDRLEIPDITECHQLDCFVDV, encoded by the coding sequence ATGAAGAATATAGCGATCGAACAAAATACCTATTGGATATTTCCGTATTGTCCGACACCGACAGCTTTACAAATAAATTGGACAGAAATTCTAGCAAAGTTTCCATCCTTACAGCCTCTAGCTAACTGCGAACAAAACCCGATTTATCATGCAGAAGGAAATGTCTGGATTCACACCCAAATGGTATGTGAAGCCTTAATTTCTTTACCCGCTTGGCAAGCGATGGATGTGACAGATCGATCGATCTTATTTGCGGCGGCGTTATTTCATGACATTGCCAAACCAATGGCAACCCAAGTAAATGAAGATGGACATATTACCGCTAAGGGACATGTGAATTTGGGCGCGCGGATGGTACGGCAGATTTTACAAGATTTGCAGACACCATTTGCAATTCGGGAGGCGATTGTGGCGATCGTTAAATATGAAAGTTTGCCATTATGGTTTTGGGATAAACCCAATCCATTACGATCGATTATTAAAGTCAGTCAATTAGTGCGTTGCGATTGGTTGGCATTAATGGCTGAGGCAGATGTAAAGGGGAGAATTTGTGCGGACAAACAGAATTTATTAGATGCGATCGAGTTGTTTAAAGAATTCTGTCAAGAGCATAATTGTTTCGATCGAGCTTATCCATTTGCATCGGCGCATAGTCGGTTTGTTTACTTCCATAAAGAAGATGCAGATCCAAATTATGCCGCTTTTGACGATACTCGCTTGGAAGTAATTCTCATGTGTGGGTTACCAGGTACGGGGAAAGATTATTGGATCGATCGTCATCATCCAGATTTACCAGTTGTATCGCTCGACAAATTGCGGATCGAAATGGGGATCTTACCCACAGACGAGCAAGGCGCGATCGTCAATGCGGGGCGAGATTTGGCGAAGGGATATCTGCAATCTGAGACGCCATTTATCTGGAATGCGACTAATATCGTCAAACCGATTCGATCGGGCTTAATTCGGCTATTTGCTGGGTATGGTGCGCGAATTCGGATCGTCTATCTAGAAGTACCGATCGATCGAGTCTTACGGCAAAATCGCGATCGCAAGGCGCAAGTTCCTAATGCTGTCATTCATCGTTTTCGCGATCGATTAGAAATTCCCGATATTACGGAATGCCATCAATTAGATTGTTTCGTCGATGTTTAA
- a CDS encoding poly(A) polymerase translates to MSKQKIEKQKMAMITEVYNRIIWDANLNRNMFIAGFHERISDTIREKPLAQWDDNSDIPWHRVRYIRCNETIVWDRENRIDLISTNNLPEIAWKSEVAGSNRADLAALIANNQVEFQPRDIYTYDRDGWNVFTGAVKSVALDNTLTIVSYNILSNLHDADKIHTNKRLPVILSELAKTNADIIALQEVTPESLAFILATDWVKDYFVSEAPNGNNVKPYGNLIMSRWAFNLVQHQFSGHKRVLVGSWNINDRAVHLANVHLTSDRGDNALQKRTQQLATVIGYLQKQAGDRFIVGDFNTRGNQQDEIIKYGNFIDVWQNLYPDRDGYTFDPTANSLAMLMSLEGKPARLDRILWCPDLESNYQPQAMDLFGCKSFVSDDVQLYPSDHFCVCGVFKISPATTAQNSPDRIDLTAIAPVYESILAIIPPEDLFPSIQAIRQQYDPGFFNIVPHITLLYGFLPDRYFEEVVDLIAPILAKIEPFTVTLADFEIFTHHKSSTAYLRPIVKPEGALHELQAALYRLFPQCYEQSTKTSAGFNPHLSVGQFANSSEAMAKLPQWHPIKFTVDAVSLLSRTRDKPCVVKHIVGVGKLRPKAIENSELIELITEIEPVLTDAQQSHRDTVVAVVKQACTECLGFAASLHLLGSARLGVASSTSDLDVVCLIPDYLTGESFLTRVADCLQGLCDSPEERLCQRSQVVLDAKYPVLRLEIEGISLDLLYTQVAVSDGWETRNIRDLRSQIKDTKSIVGCWEADLIVDLVKQQLRLERFQMLLKAVRSWAKVRGLYGNSWGFLGGFSWSLLCAYTCIDYRGPDKSLAALLANFFQILSQHNWRQTIALTELGKQHQVKLPQDLLPIISSIEPCKNTARNITRSTAKILRDEFARAAEISTNILVGKDAWTSLYEPIDLTIGTNALLSIEILDTDEQCRQKCSDLLESTIIGLTIQLEQLDVFVRPNPQISTSESKSIFTLFLQLRLDCETQTIAKLVNDFIGQLNGVSNTTKLDLSIARNCKNLKPIDPHVVLNQLRSDRIEVKSDNK, encoded by the coding sequence ATGTCAAAACAAAAGATTGAAAAACAAAAAATGGCGATGATTACGGAGGTGTATAACCGGATTATCTGGGATGCGAACCTCAATCGTAATATGTTTATCGCTGGATTTCACGAGCGGATCTCTGACACTATTCGCGAGAAGCCATTGGCGCAGTGGGATGATAATAGCGATATTCCTTGGCATCGAGTTCGTTATATTCGGTGCAATGAGACGATCGTTTGGGATCGAGAAAATCGGATCGATTTAATTTCGACTAATAATTTACCGGAAATTGCCTGGAAATCTGAAGTTGCCGGATCTAATCGAGCAGATCTTGCTGCTTTAATTGCTAACAATCAGGTTGAGTTTCAGCCGCGAGATATTTATACATACGATCGCGATGGCTGGAATGTATTTACAGGTGCAGTCAAATCAGTAGCTTTAGATAATACGCTGACGATCGTTAGTTATAATATTTTATCCAATCTCCACGACGCGGATAAAATTCATACAAATAAACGATTGCCAGTTATTTTGAGCGAATTAGCAAAAACTAATGCCGATATTATTGCCTTGCAAGAAGTAACGCCAGAATCGCTAGCTTTTATATTGGCGACAGATTGGGTAAAAGATTATTTTGTCTCTGAGGCTCCTAATGGTAATAATGTCAAACCATATGGCAATTTAATTATGTCTCGGTGGGCATTTAATCTCGTACAGCATCAATTTTCTGGACACAAACGGGTATTAGTGGGTAGCTGGAATATTAACGACCGAGCAGTACATTTAGCTAACGTTCATCTTACTAGCGATCGCGGCGATAATGCTCTCCAAAAACGGACTCAACAATTAGCGACAGTTATCGGATATCTCCAAAAACAAGCTGGCGATCGATTTATTGTTGGCGATTTTAATACGCGAGGTAATCAGCAAGATGAAATTATTAAATATGGTAATTTTATTGATGTCTGGCAAAATTTATATCCAGATCGAGATGGCTATACCTTCGATCCGACTGCTAATTCTTTGGCGATGTTAATGAGCCTAGAAGGGAAACCCGCACGGCTCGATCGAATCTTATGGTGTCCCGATTTAGAATCTAATTATCAACCTCAAGCGATGGATTTATTCGGCTGTAAATCTTTCGTAAGTGATGATGTACAGCTTTATCCTTCCGATCATTTCTGCGTCTGTGGGGTTTTTAAAATCTCTCCAGCTACGACGGCGCAGAATTCGCCCGATCGCATCGATCTTACCGCGATCGCGCCAGTATATGAGAGTATCCTGGCCATTATCCCACCTGAAGATTTATTCCCGTCGATTCAAGCGATTCGCCAACAGTACGATCCTGGATTTTTCAATATCGTACCGCATATTACCTTGCTCTATGGCTTTTTACCCGATCGATATTTTGAGGAAGTAGTCGATTTAATTGCACCTATCCTTGCCAAGATCGAGCCATTTACAGTGACATTAGCCGACTTTGAGATCTTCACCCATCATAAAAGTTCTACCGCATATTTGCGCCCGATTGTGAAACCAGAAGGTGCATTGCACGAGTTGCAAGCGGCTTTGTATCGATTATTTCCTCAATGTTACGAGCAAAGTACCAAAACTAGTGCGGGATTCAATCCGCATTTAAGTGTCGGACAATTTGCCAATTCGAGCGAAGCAATGGCAAAATTACCCCAATGGCATCCGATTAAATTTACTGTCGATGCTGTTTCCTTACTCAGCCGTACTCGTGACAAACCTTGCGTTGTCAAACATATAGTTGGCGTGGGTAAATTGCGCCCTAAAGCTATCGAAAATAGCGAATTAATCGAACTAATTACTGAGATCGAACCAGTATTAACAGATGCACAACAATCGCACCGCGATACTGTTGTTGCAGTAGTCAAACAAGCCTGCACTGAATGCTTGGGATTTGCAGCATCGCTGCATTTATTAGGTTCCGCGCGACTGGGAGTAGCGAGTTCGACTAGTGATTTAGATGTCGTTTGTTTGATTCCCGATTATCTGACAGGCGAAAGCTTTTTAACCAGAGTAGCCGACTGTCTGCAAGGATTGTGCGATTCTCCAGAGGAGAGGCTTTGCCAACGATCGCAAGTCGTATTGGATGCTAAATATCCAGTCTTACGGTTAGAGATCGAAGGAATTTCGCTGGATTTACTATATACCCAAGTAGCAGTCAGCGATGGCTGGGAAACTCGGAATATTCGCGATCTTCGATCGCAAATCAAAGATACCAAATCGATTGTCGGTTGCTGGGAAGCAGATCTCATCGTAGATTTAGTCAAGCAGCAACTCCGCCTAGAACGGTTTCAGATGCTCTTAAAAGCTGTCCGAAGTTGGGCGAAAGTTCGCGGGCTATATGGCAATTCCTGGGGCTTTCTAGGTGGATTCTCTTGGTCTTTACTATGTGCTTATACCTGCATCGACTACCGAGGTCCAGACAAATCTCTAGCAGCATTATTAGCTAACTTTTTTCAGATATTGAGCCAACACAATTGGCGTCAAACAATTGCTTTAACCGAGCTGGGCAAGCAACATCAAGTCAAATTACCACAGGATTTATTGCCAATTATCTCTTCGATCGAACCTTGTAAAAATACCGCTCGCAATATTACCCGTTCTACCGCGAAAATTTTGCGTGATGAGTTTGCCAGAGCTGCGGAAATTTCTACTAATATTTTAGTAGGTAAAGATGCGTGGACATCTTTATACGAACCGATCGACCTCACGATCGGCACGAATGCCTTATTATCGATTGAGATTTTAGATACAGACGAACAGTGCAGACAAAAATGTAGCGATTTACTGGAAAGTACCATCATTGGTTTAACGATTCAACTCGAACAACTCGATGTTTTTGTGCGTCCCAATCCGCAGATTAGCACGAGCGAAAGTAAGAGCATTTTTACGCTATTTTTGCAACTACGCCTTGACTGTGAAACTCAGACAATTGCTAAATTAGTTAATGACTTTATCGGTCAGTTAAATGGAGTTAGCAATACTACCAAACTAGATTTATCGATCGCACGCAATTGTAAAAATCTGAAACCGATCGATCCCCATGTCGTCCTAAACCAACTCAGGAGTGATAGAATCGAGGTAAAGAGCGATAATAAATAA
- a CDS encoding helix-turn-helix domain-containing protein has protein sequence MSAGKILAIDYFQPDSTSTFIPRPRIHSSQQAGWKNIQIAHYQLPAIEIPETTNLQHFISVPSWKQPTEVEMVANGKRHLFQHDPNEIGYIEILPAHTSLRVRTNHAADTTHCYLDPIFLTHAAYESANPEQVELKLSLSVTDPLVCQIVLALKTVLETDATNSCFYAESMATALAAHFLRKYSTRKYVLPEYEDGLCRYKLKQALEYMNVHLSENVSLAAISDELGISQYYFCRLFKRSTGMTPHAYLIQQRVERAKQLLKQKEGTMLDIANDCGFANPSHFAKHFRRLIGVSPNQFRKI, from the coding sequence ATGTCAGCCGGAAAAATCTTAGCGATCGATTATTTTCAACCAGATTCAACTTCAACGTTTATTCCACGTCCACGCATTCATTCCAGTCAACAAGCAGGATGGAAAAATATTCAGATCGCACACTATCAACTACCTGCAATCGAAATTCCCGAAACAACGAATCTTCAGCACTTCATCTCTGTGCCATCTTGGAAACAGCCCACAGAAGTGGAAATGGTTGCTAACGGAAAGCGGCATCTGTTTCAGCACGATCCAAATGAAATTGGGTACATTGAAATACTGCCTGCTCATACATCGCTCAGAGTGCGGACGAATCACGCAGCAGACACGACTCATTGCTATCTCGATCCGATATTTCTAACTCATGCGGCTTATGAGTCCGCCAATCCAGAGCAAGTTGAACTGAAGTTATCGCTATCAGTCACCGATCCGTTAGTTTGTCAGATTGTCTTAGCTCTGAAGACAGTATTAGAAACCGATGCAACGAATAGTTGCTTCTATGCAGAGTCAATGGCAACAGCTCTAGCGGCGCATTTTTTGAGAAAATACTCAACGCGCAAGTATGTTCTACCAGAGTATGAAGATGGCTTATGCAGGTACAAACTGAAGCAAGCCCTGGAATATATGAATGTTCACCTGAGCGAGAATGTATCATTAGCAGCAATTTCAGATGAACTAGGAATCAGCCAGTACTACTTTTGTCGATTATTTAAGCGATCGACGGGAATGACTCCTCATGCCTACTTGATTCAGCAGCGAGTCGAGCGAGCGAAGCAATTACTCAAGCAGAAAGAAGGCACGATGCTCGATATTGCAAATGACTGTGGTTTTGCCAATCCCAGTCATTTTGCCAAGCACTTCCGCCGACTCATAGGGGTTTCACCCAATCAGTTTCGCAAGATTTAG
- the nblB gene encoding phycobilisome degradation protein NblB, with amino-acid sequence MSQSIDTLVNSENKGDRITALNMLREIEPAIAFGYIKQLVTDSNTRVRYAAVSQLASIGSQDLNQSLTILRDRLVNDTEPDVQAAAADAIGALKLTDAFDDLQNLYQSTPEWLVQFSIVAALGELGDPRGLQLLQTALTNETSLVQTAAIGSIGELGDPNGVESITPFVTSPDWQIRYQLARALRNLGGASAAQSLAILATDEVEQVAQEARG; translated from the coding sequence ATGTCCCAATCTATTGACACACTAGTTAACTCGGAGAATAAAGGCGATCGAATTACCGCATTAAATATGCTCCGAGAAATCGAACCAGCCATCGCCTTCGGCTATATCAAACAATTGGTGACAGATAGTAACACCAGAGTCAGATATGCCGCCGTGAGCCAATTAGCCAGCATCGGCTCCCAAGATCTGAATCAAAGTTTAACTATTCTACGCGATCGATTGGTCAACGATACCGAACCCGACGTCCAAGCCGCCGCAGCTGATGCCATCGGCGCGCTCAAACTTACAGACGCCTTTGACGATTTACAAAATCTTTACCAGAGTACGCCGGAGTGGTTAGTGCAGTTTAGCATTGTCGCTGCTTTAGGTGAATTAGGCGATCCGCGCGGTTTACAATTATTACAAACTGCCTTAACCAACGAAACTAGTTTGGTGCAAACTGCGGCAATTGGCTCGATTGGCGAATTAGGCGATCCCAATGGGGTCGAGAGTATTACCCCATTCGTCACCAGCCCCGATTGGCAAATCCGCTATCAACTCGCACGCGCGCTCCGCAATCTTGGCGGCGCATCAGCCGCTCAAAGTCTGGCGATCCTCGCCACTGACGAGGTGGAGCAAGTCGCGCAAGAAGCGCGGGGTTAA
- a CDS encoding DUF4351 domain-containing protein, with protein MSQFPHDEFAKNLFELLLTPFGAVEIERGVQPEAKAVDIYFQPSQPIPTEHNLGLLARCITQPAIFEPFRNPVGVGEIQMWIAKLFEILQELTRERKRLKQPDLAEVKPHLWILTPTLAAPTLTGFGSVNRVETWGQGVYLLPTHFQTGIIVIHQLPRTPETLWFRLMGKGTVQENAIGEVADLPANSPYKGNALDLFLSLKLELESKQSIEPEERNLAMRLSALYIEKIQEAQQIGRQEGRTEGERELVMVLLTEKLGNVSARLSEEIAMLSVDKLQELAKALLCFSSIADLTQWLTNNR; from the coding sequence ATGTCTCAATTCCCCCACGATGAATTCGCGAAAAACTTATTTGAATTACTACTCACACCCTTTGGTGCCGTAGAGATCGAACGCGGCGTACAACCAGAAGCCAAAGCTGTAGATATCTACTTTCAACCATCTCAACCCATCCCAACCGAACACAATCTCGGCCTGCTCGCTCGCTGTATTACGCAACCCGCAATCTTTGAACCATTCCGCAATCCGGTGGGTGTGGGCGAGATTCAGATGTGGATCGCCAAATTGTTTGAGATTCTACAAGAATTAACCAGAGAACGGAAACGACTCAAACAGCCAGATCTCGCCGAAGTCAAACCGCACTTATGGATTCTCACTCCGACATTAGCAGCTCCAACTTTAACTGGATTTGGGTCGGTAAATCGGGTAGAAACGTGGGGACAGGGCGTATATTTATTACCCACTCATTTCCAGACAGGGATTATTGTCATTCATCAGTTACCCCGCACGCCTGAGACATTGTGGTTTCGGTTGATGGGGAAGGGAACGGTACAGGAAAATGCCATTGGTGAAGTCGCCGATTTACCAGCAAATAGTCCTTACAAAGGTAATGCCTTAGATTTATTTTTATCGCTTAAACTAGAACTAGAGTCGAAACAAAGTATCGAGCCAGAGGAGCGAAATTTAGCCATGAGACTATCTGCACTATATATCGAGAAGATTCAGGAGGCTCAACAAATTGGTCGTCAGGAGGGTCGCACAGAAGGTGAACGGGAATTAGTGATGGTGCTGCTTACAGAAAAGCTCGGTAATGTGTCTGCTCGATTGAGTGAAGAGATTGCAATGTTATCTGTGGATAAGTTGCAAGAGCTGGCTAAGGCTTTGTTGTGTTTTAGTTCGATAGCAGATTTGACCCAATGGCTGACAAATAATCGGTAG
- a CDS encoding RNA ligase family protein — protein MLMQKYPRTPHIAGSRQQPGDEDLDSVPFSAIANEYVVIEEKVDGANAAISFDANGQLLLQSRGHYLTGGPRERHFNLFKQWAHSHYAALWDVLGDRYILYGEWLYAKHTVFYDKLPHYFLEYDLLDRTSGQFLSTAARRELLTGLAVASVPVLLEGKLTSHKQLVGLLQHSHFISSEHIDRLRELCVEQGLNADLAIQQTNHSALMEGLYIKVETPELTIARYKYVRADFLTTILHSETHWLNRPIIPNQLQTGVDLFGIN, from the coding sequence ATGCTGATGCAAAAATATCCAAGAACCCCACATATTGCGGGTTCCAGGCAACAGCCTGGGGATGAAGATTTAGATAGCGTACCATTTAGCGCGATCGCCAATGAGTACGTAGTAATAGAGGAGAAAGTCGATGGTGCTAATGCTGCAATTAGTTTCGATGCCAACGGACAATTACTATTGCAAAGTCGCGGACACTATTTAACTGGTGGCCCTCGCGAACGCCATTTTAATTTATTCAAACAGTGGGCACACAGTCATTATGCCGCACTGTGGGATGTGTTGGGCGATCGATATATTTTGTATGGTGAATGGCTGTATGCCAAACATACGGTATTTTACGATAAATTACCGCACTATTTCTTAGAATACGATTTATTGGATCGAACTTCTGGACAATTTCTCAGCACGGCGGCGCGGCGAGAGTTATTGACAGGATTGGCGGTAGCTTCGGTACCCGTATTGCTAGAGGGAAAATTAACATCTCACAAGCAATTAGTCGGTTTATTACAACACTCCCATTTTATTAGTTCCGAGCATATCGATAGGTTGCGAGAGCTTTGTGTCGAGCAAGGTTTGAATGCAGATCTGGCAATTCAACAAACTAATCACAGTGCGTTGATGGAAGGTTTGTATATCAAGGTGGAGACACCGGAGTTGACTATTGCTCGATATAAGTATGTCCGAGCAGACTTTTTAACGACTATTTTACACTCGGAGACTCACTGGTTAAATCGTCCGATTATTCCTAATCAATTACAGACTGGTGTCGATTTATTTGGCATTAATTAA